ACCGACGAAGAATATTTCATCAAATCGCCCCTTACGCAGCATTTCTGGTGGTAATACTTGAATATCATTGGCTGTGGCAACCACAAATACCGGGGAAGTTTTTTCTGCAAGCCAGGTAATAAATGTGCCAAAAACTCGGTTAGCAGTACCAGCATCCCCCTTACTACCTAATCCGGAAAAACCTTTATCTATCTCATCTATCCATAATATACAGGGAGCAAGGGCTTCAGCTACTTGTATCATTTGTCGCGTGCGAGATTCCGACTCACCCACCAAACCGCCGAATAATCTGCCCACATCTAAACGCAGGAGGGGTAAATGCCAATGGTGGGCGATCGCCTTTGCTGTCAGAGATTTTCCGGTTCCCTGAATACCAGCTAAAAGTAATCCACGGGGATGGGGTAAACCATATTGTCGGGCTTTTTCGCTGAATGCTCCCCCCCGTCGCAGTAACCAATCCTTGAGGTTATCCAAACCACCAATATCGGAAATTTGTTCCGTTGCGGGAATGAAATCAAGTATTTGAGTTTGGCGAATGGTTTGGCGTTTTTCCTCTAAAACTAAATCCACATCTTCCGGTTGCAACTCTCCATGACTGGCGATCGCCCTGGCTAATACCCGCCGAATCCGCTCCATACTCAAACCCTGACAGGAACGCACTAAATCATCTAATACCTTGGGTTCTAGGTTATTTCTCGTAGCTTGGAGTAATTTGGCAATTTCTGTTTTAATTTCGCTGCCACTAGGTAAGGGAAACTCTAATACTGTCAATACTTCCGTCAAATCATCGGGAATAACAATTCTCGGCGACAGAATAATAATATTTTTTGGTTGTGACTTAAATAACTTTGCTAAATTCCGTAATTTACGGGCGATCGCCACATCATCTAAAAAACGATGATAATCACGCAAAATAAACACAGCTGGAGCAGTTGCGGGTAATTTCTCGACAAACTCCAATCCCTGTAATGGATTTCTCCGCCCAAAACCCGCATCGTTGGGATTA
The Calothrix sp. 336/3 DNA segment above includes these coding regions:
- a CDS encoding AAA family ATPase, with the protein product MTFRDEFKLLLRARYPLIYIPTYEEERVEAAIREDAAAQGNRPVYTWDFVDGYQGNPNDAGFGRRNPLQGLEFVEKLPATAPAVFILRDYHRFLDDVAIARKLRNLAKLFKSQPKNIIILSPRIVIPDDLTEVLTVLEFPLPSGSEIKTEIAKLLQATRNNLEPKVLDDLVRSCQGLSMERIRRVLARAIASHGELQPEDVDLVLEEKRQTIRQTQILDFIPATEQISDIGGLDNLKDWLLRRGGAFSEKARQYGLPHPRGLLLAGIQGTGKSLTAKAIAHHWHLPLLRLDVGRLFGGLVGESESRTRQMIQVAEALAPCILWIDEIDKGFSGLGSKGDAGTANRVFGTFITWLAEKTSPVFVVATANDIQVLPPEMLRKGRFDEIFFVGLPTQEERKAIFNVHLSRLRAHNLQNYDIDRLAYETPDFSGAEIEQTLVEAMHIAFSQSRDFTTDDILEAASQIIPLARTATEQIQKLQEWAAAGRARLASKHSPLNERIQRQM